The following proteins are encoded in a genomic region of Microcoleus sp. FACHB-68:
- a CDS encoding patatin-like phospholipase family protein, which produces MSKYTRILSIDGGGIRGIIPGQVLVTLEEKIKNRTGNPDARIADYFDLIAGTSTGGILTCIYLCPDEKNPTRPKFTAKNAVDIYLDRGGQIFSAPFFKKLQSLAGITDEKYPSAPIENLLTEYFKDLKLSQLLKPCLITAYDIEARKARFFTQHDAIKDLDQNYFVRDAARATSAAPTFFEVAKITSLASKSYPYIDGGVFANNPTLCAYAEARTKLQRKPTPEDPSQANPSAKDMVVLSLGTGDIKESYSYAQAKDWGKIQWVNPIINIIMTGVAETVHFQLLQVFDTIKTPEQYLRINTVIPNHSPMAEMDNVSEENLKKLRQLANDTASDNSEKLDKFIDFLL; this is translated from the coding sequence ATGTCAAAATACACCAGAATTCTTTCAATTGACGGGGGCGGAATTCGGGGAATTATACCGGGACAAGTTTTAGTAACACTGGAAGAAAAAATTAAGAATCGGACAGGCAATCCAGATGCAAGAATTGCCGATTATTTCGATTTGATTGCCGGCACCAGTACAGGAGGTATTTTAACCTGCATTTATTTGTGTCCTGATGAAAAAAATCCAACAAGACCTAAATTTACTGCAAAAAACGCAGTCGATATTTATCTAGATAGAGGAGGCCAAATTTTTTCAGCTCCGTTCTTTAAAAAATTGCAATCTTTAGCAGGCATCACCGATGAAAAATACCCATCAGCACCCATAGAGAATTTATTAACAGAGTACTTTAAAGATTTAAAGCTGAGCCAATTACTCAAGCCGTGTTTAATTACCGCTTATGATATTGAAGCAAGAAAAGCTCGATTTTTTACTCAGCATGATGCCATAAAAGATTTAGATCAAAATTATTTTGTTAGAGATGCAGCGCGAGCGACTTCTGCCGCGCCCACGTTTTTTGAAGTAGCAAAAATTACATCACTTGCCTCTAAAAGCTATCCTTATATCGATGGGGGAGTTTTTGCAAATAACCCAACACTATGCGCCTATGCCGAAGCCCGAACAAAATTACAGCGAAAGCCAACACCGGAAGATCCATCACAAGCAAATCCGAGTGCAAAAGATATGGTGGTCTTATCCTTGGGGACAGGCGATATTAAAGAATCTTACTCTTACGCTCAAGCAAAAGATTGGGGAAAAATCCAATGGGTTAACCCGATTATTAATATCATTATGACGGGGGTTGCCGAAACCGTACATTTTCAATTACTTCAGGTTTTTGATACGATCAAAACCCCAGAACAATACCTAAGAATTAATACGGTTATACCAAATCACAGTCCAATGGCAGAAATGGATAATGTGTCAGAGGAGAATTTGAAAAAGTTGAGACAATTAGCCAATGACACGGCTTCAGACAATAGTGAAAAATTGGATAAATTTATCGATTTTCTGCTGTAG
- the mtnB gene encoding methylthioribulose 1-phosphate dehydratase has product MNTDPRQNLIAAASHFYTQGWMVGTAGNLSARVPDGSFWITASGRNKGHLTPNDFIRVALDGTVLEQPHPDARPSAETSIHEAIYACFPKAQACYHVHSIEANLISRMSNHEGLPLPAIEMLKGLGIWEKNPKVTVPMFENHFQVPEIAADIRTRFQVEPPQVPVLLIRDHGVTVWADSQASAYNYIELIEYIFRYMLAARKIGLAELL; this is encoded by the coding sequence ATGAACACCGATCCCAGACAAAATTTAATTGCAGCAGCCAGCCATTTTTACACGCAAGGCTGGATGGTTGGCACCGCCGGCAACCTCTCGGCGCGGGTGCCCGATGGCAGCTTTTGGATTACTGCCAGTGGGCGCAATAAGGGGCATTTAACACCTAACGATTTTATCCGCGTAGCACTTGATGGTACAGTGCTAGAGCAGCCCCATCCTGATGCCCGCCCTTCTGCTGAAACAAGCATTCATGAAGCGATATATGCCTGTTTTCCAAAAGCCCAAGCCTGCTATCATGTTCACTCAATTGAAGCAAATTTAATCTCTCGGATGAGTAATCACGAGGGGCTACCTTTGCCGGCAATCGAAATGCTAAAAGGGCTGGGAATTTGGGAGAAAAATCCTAAAGTCACAGTGCCGATGTTTGAAAATCATTTCCAAGTGCCTGAAATTGCCGCTGACATTCGCACGCGTTTTCAGGTTGAGCCGCCGCAAGTGCCGGTATTGCTCATCCGAGATCACGGTGTCACGGTTTGGGCTGACTCCCAAGCAAGCGCGTATAATTATATTGAGCTGATAGAATATATTTTCCGTTATATGCTAGCAGCTCGAAAAATTGGCTTGGCGGAGCTTTTATGA
- a CDS encoding RuBisCO large subunit C-terminal-like domain-containing protein, which yields MTIEVDYRFPPGIDASRQAKMIAVGQTAGTWDARFAHREESLRSHLAEVVAVSSEPTGHSLATIRFPVANVENDIPSLLTMIFGKYSMAGAAKVVAVRLPEGYGTRPKFGITGIRERLGVRDRPLIMAIFKPALGLSAEDHAAILKEVAGAGLDIIKDDEIMGDLAGAPTLQRLQACRKVLDAVKRETGRTVLYAVNVTGKNPVEMAKRLVAEGANALLLNVLSYGFSVLEQLASDPEIDVPVFVHPALAGALCAAPEHGMAYSVVLGTLMAYAGADAVLYPAHYGSLPFDAGEEARIRDNLRVRNVFPVPSAGIHPGIVPKALADYGQQVILNAGTGIMDHPDGAAAGVQAFFEALEWWGEGKAFELESLPNGPLRRAVEKWGAT from the coding sequence ATGACGATTGAAGTAGACTACCGCTTTCCTCCCGGCATCGATGCCTCACGACAAGCCAAAATGATTGCAGTTGGGCAAACTGCCGGCACTTGGGATGCCCGTTTTGCCCACCGTGAGGAGTCGCTGCGTTCGCATTTAGCTGAAGTTGTTGCCGTCAGCAGTGAACCGACTGGGCACAGTTTAGCGACGATCCGTTTTCCCGTGGCGAATGTCGAGAACGACATACCCAGTCTGCTAACGATGATTTTCGGGAAATATTCGATGGCAGGTGCGGCAAAAGTGGTGGCGGTACGGCTGCCAGAGGGTTATGGCACACGTCCCAAATTCGGGATCACCGGCATTCGGGAACGTCTGGGTGTGCGTGATCGGCCTTTAATTATGGCCATTTTTAAACCGGCTTTGGGTCTTTCTGCTGAAGATCATGCCGCGATTTTAAAAGAGGTGGCCGGTGCCGGTCTCGATATTATTAAAGATGATGAAATCATGGGCGACTTGGCCGGCGCACCCACGTTGCAACGCTTGCAAGCTTGCCGCAAAGTGCTGGATGCGGTGAAGCGAGAAACCGGGCGTACCGTGCTTTATGCGGTGAACGTTACCGGCAAAAACCCGGTAGAAATGGCGAAACGTCTCGTTGCAGAAGGTGCGAATGCACTGCTGCTGAACGTGCTTTCCTACGGCTTTTCAGTCTTGGAACAACTGGCATCTGATCCGGAAATTGACGTGCCGGTTTTTGTGCATCCAGCCCTTGCCGGTGCCCTGTGTGCCGCCCCTGAACATGGCATGGCTTACTCGGTGGTGTTGGGGACGCTGATGGCTTATGCCGGGGCAGATGCGGTGCTCTATCCCGCCCACTATGGCAGTTTGCCGTTTGATGCGGGGGAGGAAGCCCGAATTCGGGATAATTTGCGGGTTCGCAATGTTTTTCCCGTTCCCTCCGCCGGCATCCATCCCGGAATTGTCCCCAAAGCGCTGGCAGATTACGGGCAGCAGGTAATTCTTAATGCCGGTACGGGGATCATGGATCACCCAGATGGGGCGGCAGCAGGGGTTCAAGCTTTCTTTGAGGCGCTGGAATGGTGGGGAGAAGGTAAAGCGTTTGAGCTAGAGTCTTTACCAAATGGCCCCTTGCGCCGTGCCGTTGAAAAGTGGGGTGCAACCTGA
- a CDS encoding cupin domain-containing protein, protein MAILQLENGTQLTDLIEIAAELAPLNIKLSRWPVGENPETRALLAKDVLGDAEKEQLLQNLDGYFEELQRTDGYQSRDLIVLHPEIPNLDTLLSKFKPCHTHADDEVRYIIAGEGVFGFVRPDGSQVELTVQPEEYINVPAGTEHWFYLTEGRRIKAVRYFIGTEGWTPEYTGTEIRLRPLAVAG, encoded by the coding sequence ATGGCCATTCTACAACTCGAAAATGGCACCCAACTCACGGATCTGATTGAGATTGCCGCTGAATTAGCGCCTTTAAATATTAAGCTCAGCCGGTGGCCGGTGGGGGAAAATCCCGAAACTCGCGCCCTGCTTGCCAAAGATGTGCTGGGTGATGCTGAAAAAGAGCAATTGTTGCAAAACCTTGATGGCTATTTCGAGGAACTTCAACGCACCGATGGCTATCAATCGCGCGACCTGATTGTACTGCATCCAGAAATCCCCAATCTCGACACCTTGCTGTCAAAATTCAAGCCTTGCCACACTCACGCGGATGACGAAGTGCGCTACATCATCGCCGGCGAAGGCGTGTTTGGGTTTGTGCGCCCGGATGGCAGTCAGGTGGAACTAACCGTGCAGCCTGAAGAGTATATCAACGTACCCGCCGGCACGGAACACTGGTTTTATCTCACAGAAGGACGCCGCATTAAAGCAGTGCGTTACTTTATCGGCACCGAGGGATGGACGCCTGAGTACACCGGCACCGAAATTCGCCTCCGTCCTCTGGCAGTTGCCGGTTGA
- a CDS encoding HAD-IB family phosphatase gives MKRIVFCDFDGTITAEETFVGMLKHFTPELSAKLMPEMYALRLTLREGVRQLLESIPSQRYPEIIEFARAKVMRPGLVELLDFLDAEGVPFVVVSGGVRGIVQTVLEPLLNRIHAIYAVDVKTSSEYLQVHSDFEGETELLAKVPVMAQYQADEFIAIGDSVTDLNMAMQASLVFARDRLADYLDERQKAYIPWNDFVDIRKQLTSRWKNH, from the coding sequence ATGAAACGAATCGTTTTCTGTGACTTTGACGGCACCATCACCGCAGAAGAAACCTTTGTTGGAATGCTCAAACACTTTACCCCCGAACTTTCCGCCAAACTCATGCCCGAAATGTATGCCTTGCGATTAACATTGCGAGAAGGCGTGCGTCAACTTTTAGAATCTATCCCCTCACAAAGATATCCCGAAATAATTGAATTCGCCCGCGCCAAAGTGATGCGCCCAGGTTTAGTCGAATTACTTGATTTCTTGGATGCAGAAGGAGTGCCTTTTGTCGTCGTTTCCGGAGGAGTGCGGGGGATCGTACAAACGGTGCTTGAACCCCTGTTAAATCGCATCCATGCCATTTATGCTGTAGATGTCAAAACGAGCAGTGAATATCTGCAAGTACACTCAGATTTTGAGGGAGAAACAGAGTTACTGGCAAAGGTGCCGGTGATGGCACAATATCAGGCTGATGAATTCATAGCAATTGGAGATTCAGTTACAGATTTAAATATGGCGATGCAAGCATCTCTGGTTTTTGCGCGAGATCGTCTTGCAGACTATCTAGATGAGCGGCAAAAAGCTTATATTCCCTGGAATGATTTTGTTGATATCCGGAAACAGTTGACCAGCCGGTGGAAAAATCATTAA
- a CDS encoding PD-(D/E)XK nuclease family protein — translation MPSNFQPLPRLKAKQVREYGKQYYINEQGVRLPSVTTILSATKPQEDRDRLAQWQQRVGVEEAYRISSTAGRRGTGTHKHIERYLLGEDVICPDGIKPYWESVEPVLQEIEDVRLVEGNIFHYDLRYAGRVDCVASYRGIPCVCDWKTADSPKGSVERLYDYPLQLAAYAGAVNHSYQDCGIEINHAMLVVAIPEMPAEVFWFEPAVVMDYWCRWQERVKTFWQRQSW, via the coding sequence ATGCCGTCTAATTTCCAACCGCTTCCCCGGCTCAAAGCTAAGCAAGTACGGGAGTATGGGAAGCAATATTATATTAATGAGCAAGGTGTTCGTTTACCGAGTGTGACGACGATTCTGAGTGCCACGAAACCTCAAGAAGATCGGGATCGGCTGGCGCAGTGGCAGCAGCGTGTTGGTGTAGAGGAAGCTTACCGCATTTCTTCAACGGCGGGACGCAGGGGAACGGGCACTCACAAGCACATTGAACGCTATCTTTTGGGTGAGGATGTTATTTGTCCAGATGGGATAAAGCCTTATTGGGAAAGTGTTGAGCCGGTGTTGCAAGAAATTGAGGATGTGCGATTGGTTGAAGGCAATATTTTTCACTACGATTTGCGCTACGCCGGCAGGGTAGATTGTGTTGCGAGTTATCGCGGGATTCCCTGTGTTTGTGACTGGAAAACTGCCGATTCTCCTAAAGGTTCAGTTGAGCGTTTGTACGATTATCCGCTCCAATTAGCTGCCTATGCCGGCGCGGTTAATCATTCTTATCAAGATTGCGGGATTGAAATCAATCATGCAATGTTAGTGGTGGCGATTCCTGAAATGCCGGCTGAGGTGTTTTGGTTTGAGCCGGCAGTCGTCATGGATTATTGGTGCCGGTGGCAAGAAAGAGTCAAGACTTTTTGGCAGCGTCAAAGCTGGTAA
- a CDS encoding endonuclease/exonuclease/phosphatase family protein codes for MQPERMKLSLGKQLTPQKFNQKKRSWVDNADAGVNITATQLTLVTYNVWFSEYYRKNRCEALLQILHDCDADVISLQEVTPSFLKILLQQEWVRNNYYISDAKGATVTPYGVLFLSRIPISRLSFYKLPSAMNRTLLISELCVNGEVIKIATVHLESQKSSASLRAEQLSLIFPLIQDSPHALLMGDFNFCSSWKSENDNIDSRYQDMWAVLRSEEAGYTEDTDINIMRLERKGKERKVRFDRIFIRSDSLNWQPDSIEMLGTKPISPKYPKVFPSDHFGLTGSLLWQSSPIKI; via the coding sequence GTGCAACCTGAACGAATGAAGTTAAGTTTGGGAAAACAACTAACCCCACAAAAATTTAACCAAAAAAAACGGTCTTGGGTGGATAATGCAGATGCCGGTGTTAATATTACCGCTACTCAATTAACGCTGGTTACTTATAATGTTTGGTTTTCAGAATATTACCGCAAAAACCGTTGCGAAGCTTTACTGCAAATATTACATGATTGCGATGCCGATGTCATCAGTTTGCAAGAAGTCACCCCCAGCTTTTTGAAAATTCTTTTACAGCAAGAATGGGTAAGAAATAATTACTATATTTCTGACGCTAAAGGGGCAACCGTTACTCCCTACGGGGTGTTATTTCTGTCGAGAATTCCCATAAGCCGGTTATCTTTTTATAAATTACCTAGCGCCATGAACCGCACATTATTAATTTCTGAACTGTGTGTGAATGGAGAAGTTATTAAAATTGCAACCGTACATTTAGAAAGTCAAAAATCTTCCGCCTCTCTTCGCGCCGAACAGCTTTCTTTAATTTTTCCCCTCATTCAAGATTCACCTCATGCTTTGCTCATGGGAGATTTTAACTTTTGTTCTTCTTGGAAAAGCGAAAACGATAATATTGATAGCAGATACCAAGATATGTGGGCAGTTTTGAGAAGCGAAGAAGCCGGTTACACGGAAGATACAGATATTAATATTATGAGACTTGAGCGAAAAGGAAAAGAAAGAAAAGTCCGCTTTGATCGAATCTTTATCCGCTCAGATTCGCTCAATTGGCAACCAGATTCGATTGAAATGTTGGGAACAAAGCCAATTTCTCCCAAATACCCAAAAGTCTTTCCTTCTGATCATTTCGGTTTAACCGGCAGCCTCCTCTGGCAATCCTCCCCAATCAAAATTTAA
- a CDS encoding NAD(P)H-dependent oxidoreductase subunit E, whose amino-acid sequence MTASKNVLVCQNRTCRKQGAAAVLASFESHAPDDVAVTGSSCLGQCGNGPMVLVTPEEVWYCHVRPEEVPVVVERHLQGGKPVKAMLYPKFHPQSLK is encoded by the coding sequence ATGACAGCTTCTAAAAATGTCTTAGTCTGCCAAAACCGCACCTGTCGCAAGCAGGGTGCGGCGGCGGTACTTGCCAGTTTTGAATCCCACGCCCCAGATGATGTCGCCGTCACCGGCAGCAGTTGTTTGGGACAATGTGGTAATGGGCCGATGGTGCTCGTCACTCCGGAGGAGGTTTGGTACTGCCATGTGCGCCCAGAAGAAGTGCCGGTGGTGGTTGAGCGACATTTGCAGGGGGGGAAGCCGGTGAAGGCAATGCTTTATCCCAAATTTCATCCTCAGTCGTTGAAGTAA
- a CDS encoding folate-binding protein YgfZ produces the protein MIQELQKLQTAGGATFEESASGVPVPASFGNDAAALNAVREGVALCDRTHWGRIQVGDADRLRFLHNQSTNDFNSLKPGQGCDTVFVTSTARTIDLATAYLTEDAVLLLVSPHRRSKLMQWLDRYIFFADKVKLTDVTEKTAAFSLMGPNSDALLDQLGAGALAGQPYGTHQIVPLGDAQVRVAVGSGLAVAGYTLIVEAGNAAAVWETLTAAGAVPLGEQCWEQLRVEQGRPTPDRELTEDYNPLEARLLQTLSFTKGCYIGQETIARLETYKGVKQQLWGVRLSARVEPGTVVTLDEEKVGTLTSYTETAQGPFGLVYIRTKAGGAGLKVRVGDIEGEVVDVPFLKGEES, from the coding sequence ATGATTCAAGAATTACAAAAACTTCAAACAGCCGGTGGGGCAACATTTGAGGAATCGGCCTCTGGCGTGCCGGTGCCGGCTAGTTTTGGCAACGATGCAGCCGCCCTCAACGCGGTACGGGAAGGCGTGGCTTTGTGTGATCGCACCCACTGGGGACGCATTCAAGTTGGCGATGCAGACCGGCTACGATTTTTGCACAATCAAAGTACAAACGATTTCAACAGCCTTAAGCCTGGACAGGGTTGTGATACGGTTTTTGTCACCTCCACCGCCCGCACCATTGACTTAGCAACCGCATATCTTACAGAAGATGCGGTGCTGCTGCTTGTCTCGCCTCATCGTCGTTCCAAGCTAATGCAGTGGCTTGATCGCTATATCTTTTTTGCCGATAAGGTGAAATTAACGGATGTAACCGAAAAAACGGCTGCATTCAGCTTAATGGGGCCAAACAGCGATGCTTTACTGGATCAGTTGGGTGCCGGTGCCCTTGCCGGCCAACCTTATGGCACTCACCAGATAGTACCCCTAGGGGACGCGCAAGTGCGTGTGGCTGTGGGCAGTGGCTTAGCAGTTGCCGGCTACACCCTGATCGTCGAAGCCGGCAACGCAGCCGCCGTGTGGGAGACTTTAACGGCTGCCGGTGCGGTTCCTCTCGGTGAACAATGTTGGGAACAGTTGAGAGTTGAACAGGGACGCCCCACACCAGATCGGGAACTCACGGAAGATTACAATCCGCTAGAAGCGCGTTTATTGCAAACACTATCCTTTACCAAAGGTTGTTACATCGGTCAAGAAACAATTGCGCGTCTGGAAACCTACAAAGGCGTCAAGCAACAACTTTGGGGGGTTCGACTGAGTGCTAGGGTAGAACCCGGAACGGTAGTGACGCTAGATGAGGAGAAAGTTGGAACCCTCACGAGTTATACAGAAACCGCTCAAGGGCCATTTGGTTTGGTGTATATCCGCACAAAAGCTGGGGGTGCCGGTTTGAAAGTCCGCGTTGGAGATATTGAAGGGGAAGTTGTGGATGTGCCTTTTTTGAAGGGCGAGGAATCGTAA
- a CDS encoding WG repeat-containing protein: MASSFSDIEKHWAQACISQLQTLKIAGGYPDGSFRPDATITRAEFAVLMCKAFPNIEKKRNAITFKDVPATHWAYEAVKTAYEKEFFTGYPDGTFQPTRKLQRVQALVILANGLKYTAPANSSEILKRYYEDAMQIPNYAINAVAAATAGLLVVNYPNIKQLKPNQDATRGEVAAMLSQALHLSNTVPKQYVAGSELFAIQPQFYWAASFSEGLAMVTVNTKSGFIDKTGNFIIQPKFDHAGSFSEGLAPAKLGEKWGYIDRAGNFIIQPPFTSASSFADGLAPAKIGEKWGYINKTGDFVTPQQFDAAEAFSDGMARVKIGEKYGYINTTGTLVIPPKFSLAYSFSEGLAAVYAPPEREGALSQWGYIDKTGNFVIEPLYSFAYPFSDGLANIGTGYIDKTGNFVFSSQQLEDSRSFSEGLAAARVGGKWGYIDKTGKLVIQPQFYGPKNAIEAEAAPFSEGLALVRIGNKAGFIDKTGKFVFPAQFDNAYSFSDGMALVNVGGKWETTVGYDSSANPVVETNFRGGIWGYLRNPLK, translated from the coding sequence ATGGCATCTTCCTTTTCTGACATCGAAAAGCACTGGGCGCAAGCGTGTATTTCCCAACTGCAAACGCTAAAAATAGCTGGTGGCTACCCAGATGGCAGCTTTCGCCCCGATGCAACCATTACCCGTGCAGAATTTGCTGTTTTGATGTGCAAAGCGTTCCCGAATATAGAAAAAAAACGCAACGCTATTACCTTTAAAGATGTGCCGGCAACTCACTGGGCTTACGAAGCGGTTAAAACGGCTTATGAAAAAGAATTTTTTACCGGCTATCCTGATGGCACCTTTCAGCCGACGCGAAAACTGCAGCGAGTACAAGCATTGGTAATCTTAGCAAATGGGCTAAAATATACCGCCCCTGCAAATTCTTCGGAAATTCTCAAGAGATATTATGAAGATGCAATGCAAATTCCTAACTACGCCATCAATGCAGTCGCGGCAGCAACCGCAGGACTTTTGGTTGTTAACTATCCTAATATTAAACAGCTAAAACCGAATCAAGATGCAACGAGAGGGGAAGTCGCTGCGATGCTTTCTCAGGCATTACATCTGTCGAATACAGTTCCCAAACAGTATGTTGCCGGCAGCGAGTTATTTGCCATTCAGCCGCAATTTTATTGGGCGGCTTCCTTTTCAGAAGGACTAGCAATGGTAACAGTTAATACCAAATCTGGGTTTATTGATAAAACCGGCAACTTTATCATTCAACCCAAATTTGATCACGCCGGTTCCTTTTCTGAAGGGTTAGCGCCGGCGAAATTAGGCGAAAAATGGGGTTATATCGATAGAGCCGGCAACTTCATCATTCAACCTCCATTTACTTCTGCCAGTTCCTTTGCCGATGGATTAGCCCCCGCAAAAATAGGCGAAAAATGGGGTTATATCAACAAAACCGGCGACTTCGTCACTCCGCAGCAATTTGATGCGGCTGAAGCTTTCTCCGATGGGATGGCGCGAGTCAAAATTGGCGAAAAATACGGCTATATTAACACCACCGGCACTCTCGTTATTCCGCCCAAATTTAGCCTCGCTTATTCCTTTTCCGAAGGGTTAGCCGCTGTCTACGCACCTCCTGAAAGAGAAGGCGCTCTTTCCCAGTGGGGGTATATTGATAAAACGGGGAACTTTGTTATTGAGCCACTCTATAGCTTTGCTTATCCTTTTTCCGACGGCTTAGCAAATATCGGAACCGGCTATATTGATAAAACCGGAAATTTTGTCTTTTCTTCCCAACAACTTGAAGATTCCCGCTCATTTTCAGAAGGGCTAGCCGCAGCGAGAGTGGGGGGAAAATGGGGTTATATCGACAAAACTGGAAAGCTCGTGATTCAGCCGCAATTTTATGGCCCTAAAAACGCTATAGAAGCTGAAGCCGCACCCTTTTCGGAAGGGTTAGCGCTGGTAAGAATCGGCAACAAAGCCGGTTTTATCGACAAAACCGGCAAATTTGTATTCCCAGCACAATTTGACAACGCTTATTCGTTTTCTGATGGCATGGCACTGGTAAATGTGGGCGGAAAATGGGAAACTACTGTAGGATACGATTCCTCTGCCAATCCAGTGGTTGAAACCAATTTCCGGGGCGGCATTTGGGGTTATCTTCGCAATCCCCTTAAGTAA